The Terriglobales bacterium genome includes a region encoding these proteins:
- a CDS encoding deoxyribonuclease IV, giving the protein MSPPRSIKDEQDILKLPVPKKPPKLTSRRIGIHTSTAGGVQLAAERAYRLGCNTFQIFSSSPRQWKPYLLSRSQCDEMRSLRKKYGIKPLVIHTNYLVNLAGTNPEFHAKSIEAFRAELERALALGAEYLVLHPGSFRGSSREEGMDRVAAAIRESANGLDLKAGNLAILIENTAGAEYSLGSSFEQVGELLAKLRGLVPVGVCIDTCHTHVAGYDIVSESGMRETLAQLDSSVGLKNVAVWHCNDAKATRGSKLDRHQHIGKGQIGLEPFRRLLNDPRTAHAAFIAETPIDEPGDDVRNVETLKSLVEN; this is encoded by the coding sequence AAAAGCCGCCGAAGCTCACTTCGCGGCGGATTGGGATTCATACGTCAACTGCCGGCGGCGTACAACTGGCTGCTGAGCGCGCCTACCGGCTGGGATGCAATACCTTCCAGATCTTTTCTTCCAGCCCGCGCCAGTGGAAGCCCTATTTGCTGAGCCGCTCGCAGTGCGACGAGATGCGCAGCTTGCGCAAAAAATACGGCATCAAGCCGCTGGTGATCCACACCAATTATCTGGTGAACCTGGCGGGCACCAATCCCGAGTTCCACGCCAAATCCATAGAAGCTTTTCGCGCTGAATTAGAGCGTGCTCTTGCACTGGGCGCCGAGTATCTTGTGCTGCATCCCGGATCGTTTCGCGGCAGCAGCCGGGAAGAGGGCATGGATCGGGTAGCGGCAGCCATTCGCGAATCAGCTAATGGCCTGGACCTGAAGGCGGGCAACCTGGCCATCCTGATCGAAAACACCGCCGGAGCGGAATATTCTCTGGGGAGCTCGTTCGAGCAGGTTGGAGAATTATTGGCAAAGCTGCGCGGACTTGTTCCTGTGGGTGTTTGCATTGATACCTGCCATACCCACGTCGCCGGCTATGACATCGTCAGCGAATCCGGCATGCGTGAGACGCTGGCACAGCTCGACTCTAGCGTGGGCCTGAAGAATGTCGCCGTCTGGCACTGCAACGACGCCAAAGCCACACGCGGATCGAAGCTCGACCGCCACCAGCATATCGGCAAAGGCCAGATCGGCCTCGAGCCTTTTCGCCGCCTGCTGAATGATCCGCGCACGGCGCATGCCGCCTTTATTGCGGAGACCCCGATTGATGAACCCGGCGACGACGTGCGTAACGTGGAAACGCTAAAGAGCCTGGTGGAGAATTGA
- the leuS gene encoding leucine--tRNA ligase, translating to MTEPNVTNTTQELHYDPQPIEEKWSARWQQDPQLYAAEPSSSQRKKYYALEMLPYPSGALHMGHVRNYSIGDALARYMWMRGYNVFHPMGWDAFGLPAENAAIKNNVPPREWTLRNIANMKTQMKRLGFAYDWSTEVTTCLPDYYRWNQWFFLKMLERGLAYRKKSKVNWCPQCATVLANEQVVGGCCWRHEDTLVEQRELEQWFLRTTRYAQELLSNLDQLEGWPEKVRTMQRNWIGRSDGANVDFKVEGSGEIITVFTTRIDTIFGATSVQLAPEHPLAAKLVAENPRLSSEVRELIAEQRKAREAGDIAAIEKHGVATGSFAVNPFNGEKLPIWVANYVLMDYGTGAIMSVPAHDERDYDFAKKYGLDIPVVIMPRHEDGSHVTNAEEHILPFTADNSLLINSGEFSGLSSQEAQAKMTQLAEQGGFGKATVTYRLKDWGISRQRYWGTPIPVLYCDKCGIVPVPEKDLPVVLPDKVDITLQGGSPLSRVPEFVNVTCPKCGGKARRETDTMDTFVDSSWYFYRYTNPKLDDKPVDTATISYWFPIDQYIGGVEHAILHLIYSRFWTMVMRDLGLVKNSEPVERLFTQGMVIKEGAKMSKNKGNVVAPDDMIAKYGADATRLYTLFAAPPDRDLDWQDTGVEGVSRFLGRVYRFVMRNANAPAAQKSEVTPVLRSVQRKLHQTIKRITDDFDGRWHFNTSIAAIMELVNELYAAESELASSNLLGEVQRTLILLLAPFAPYLAHELWATLGEKSNLLRHPWPKYDAALAKEDEIEIAVQLNGKVRIRLLVPADVAGDEIKQRDFVLNDEKVRALLDGKQVVKVISVPNKLVNIVVK from the coding sequence ATGACCGAACCGAACGTAACCAATACGACCCAGGAATTGCACTACGATCCGCAGCCGATTGAAGAAAAATGGTCGGCGCGCTGGCAGCAGGACCCGCAACTCTACGCCGCTGAGCCTTCCAGCTCGCAGCGCAAGAAATACTACGCCCTGGAGATGCTGCCGTACCCCTCGGGCGCGCTGCACATGGGGCACGTGCGCAACTACTCCATCGGCGACGCGCTCGCCCGCTACATGTGGATGCGGGGCTACAACGTGTTCCATCCCATGGGATGGGACGCTTTTGGCCTTCCGGCGGAAAATGCCGCGATCAAGAACAATGTTCCTCCGCGGGAGTGGACGCTGCGCAATATCGCCAATATGAAGACGCAGATGAAGCGTCTGGGCTTCGCCTACGACTGGTCCACAGAGGTCACCACCTGTCTTCCCGATTACTACCGCTGGAACCAGTGGTTCTTTCTCAAGATGCTGGAGCGGGGGTTGGCCTATCGCAAGAAGAGCAAGGTTAATTGGTGTCCGCAGTGTGCCACGGTTTTGGCCAACGAGCAGGTTGTGGGCGGATGCTGCTGGCGCCATGAAGATACGCTCGTGGAGCAGCGCGAACTCGAACAATGGTTCTTGCGAACCACTCGCTACGCACAAGAGTTGTTGAGCAACCTGGACCAGCTTGAGGGCTGGCCGGAAAAAGTGCGGACCATGCAGCGCAACTGGATCGGGCGCAGCGATGGCGCGAACGTTGATTTCAAAGTCGAAGGCAGTGGCGAGATCATTACGGTTTTCACCACCCGCATTGACACTATCTTCGGCGCGACCTCGGTACAGCTTGCTCCCGAGCATCCGCTGGCGGCGAAGTTGGTGGCAGAAAATCCTCGCCTCTCCTCAGAAGTACGGGAGCTGATTGCCGAGCAACGCAAAGCCAGAGAGGCCGGCGACATCGCTGCAATTGAAAAGCACGGCGTGGCCACCGGCAGTTTTGCCGTGAATCCATTCAATGGCGAGAAGCTACCCATCTGGGTGGCTAACTATGTCCTCATGGATTACGGCACCGGCGCCATCATGTCGGTTCCGGCGCATGATGAGCGCGACTATGACTTCGCAAAAAAATACGGGCTCGATATCCCCGTAGTAATCATGCCCCGCCATGAAGATGGATCGCACGTGACCAACGCGGAAGAGCACATACTGCCCTTTACCGCCGACAATAGCCTGCTCATCAATTCTGGAGAGTTTAGCGGCCTCTCCAGTCAGGAAGCGCAGGCCAAGATGACGCAGCTTGCCGAGCAGGGCGGCTTTGGCAAAGCTACGGTGACTTATCGGCTGAAAGATTGGGGCATTTCACGGCAGCGCTACTGGGGTACGCCCATCCCGGTTCTTTATTGCGATAAGTGCGGCATTGTGCCCGTGCCGGAAAAAGACTTGCCGGTCGTGCTTCCCGACAAAGTCGACATCACCTTGCAGGGTGGCTCGCCGCTCTCGCGCGTGCCCGAGTTTGTGAATGTCACGTGTCCCAAGTGCGGCGGCAAGGCGCGGCGCGAAACCGATACCATGGATACGTTCGTGGATTCGTCATGGTATTTCTACCGCTACACGAATCCGAAGTTGGATGATAAACCGGTCGATACGGCGACCATTTCCTACTGGTTTCCTATTGACCAGTACATCGGCGGCGTCGAGCACGCGATTTTGCACCTTATTTACTCGCGCTTCTGGACCATGGTTATGCGCGACCTGGGGCTGGTAAAAAACTCGGAGCCGGTAGAGAGACTCTTCACTCAGGGGATGGTGATTAAAGAAGGCGCCAAGATGTCTAAGAACAAGGGCAATGTGGTTGCGCCCGATGACATGATCGCGAAATACGGCGCCGACGCCACGCGTCTCTACACCCTGTTCGCCGCCCCGCCTGATCGCGACCTCGATTGGCAGGATACCGGCGTCGAAGGCGTAAGCCGCTTTCTCGGACGCGTCTACCGCTTCGTGATGCGCAACGCGAACGCGCCCGCCGCGCAAAAAAGTGAAGTGACTCCGGTTTTGCGTTCGGTGCAACGTAAATTGCACCAGACCATCAAACGTATCACCGACGACTTCGATGGCCGCTGGCATTTCAATACTTCCATTGCCGCCATCATGGAGTTGGTGAATGAACTTTATGCCGCCGAGAGCGAACTCGCTTCCAGCAACTTGCTCGGAGAGGTACAACGCACCCTGATTTTGTTGCTTGCTCCTTTCGCGCCTTATCTCGCCCACGAACTCTGGGCGACATTGGGCGAAAAATCGAATCTCTTGCGGCATCCCTGGCCGAAGTATGACGCGGCTTTGGCGAAAGAGGACGAAATAGAAATTGCCGTGCAGTTGAACGGCAAGGTGCGTATTCGGTTGCTCGTTCCTGCCGATGTCGCCGGAGATGAAATAAAGCAGCGTGATTTTGTGCTTAACGATGAAAAAGTGCGCGCTCTGCTCG